The following proteins are encoded in a genomic region of Mycolicibacterium rutilum:
- a CDS encoding methyltransferase family protein yields the protein MTETRNRRLWWRHALSFLVAPVTMTVFIPALIVAWADIRLPAYDSPSTIGLLLVGCLLVAGGVGMLLWTVYLFDRVGKGTLGVGEVMGQPVNLVVHGPYRHVRNPMISGVVAILLGEAAIAASGWMLLWAATFFVMLTTFIQVWEEPHLAERFGEEYTTYRRNVPRWLPRITAWEPQASRSS from the coding sequence ATGACCGAGACACGCAACCGTCGGCTGTGGTGGCGCCACGCGCTGTCGTTTCTCGTCGCGCCCGTGACGATGACGGTGTTCATCCCGGCGCTGATCGTGGCCTGGGCCGACATCCGACTGCCCGCGTACGACTCGCCGTCGACCATCGGTCTGCTGCTCGTCGGGTGCCTGTTGGTCGCCGGCGGCGTGGGGATGCTGCTGTGGACGGTGTACCTGTTCGACCGGGTGGGCAAGGGCACGCTCGGCGTGGGCGAGGTGATGGGCCAGCCGGTCAACCTGGTGGTGCACGGGCCGTATCGGCATGTCCGCAACCCGATGATCAGCGGTGTCGTCGCGATCCTGCTCGGCGAGGCGGCGATCGCGGCGTCGGGATGGATGTTACTATGGGCCGCAACGTTTTTCGTGATGCTCACGACCTTCATTCAGGTGTGGGAGGAGCCGCATCTGGCCGAACGCTTCGGTGAGGAGTACACGACCTACCGGCGCAATGTGCCGCGATGGCTGCCGCGCATCACGGCGTGGGAACCGCAGGCATCACGGTCATCTTGA
- a CDS encoding nuclear transport factor 2 family protein produces MSDEADIARLLYRYARAVDTKDWDLYRSVFTDDAVIDYSSAGIPPGSRDEIAELFSSAFTAIPWSMHYITNIEADISGDTAEVRAMFYNPIQLPGMAEQSSCGGYYFHQLVRTADGWRSRHLREDNVWFINRPGAD; encoded by the coding sequence GTGAGCGACGAGGCCGACATCGCCCGGCTGCTGTACCGCTACGCCCGCGCCGTCGACACCAAGGACTGGGACCTGTACCGCTCGGTGTTCACCGACGACGCGGTGATCGACTACTCGTCGGCCGGCATCCCGCCGGGTTCGCGCGACGAGATCGCCGAACTGTTCAGCTCGGCGTTCACCGCGATCCCGTGGAGCATGCACTACATCACCAACATCGAAGCCGACATCTCCGGAGACACCGCCGAGGTCCGGGCGATGTTCTACAACCCGATCCAGCTTCCGGGGATGGCCGAGCAGAGTTCGTGTGGCGGTTACTACTTCCACCAACTGGTGCGCACGGCCGACGGGTGGCGCAGCCGCCATCTGCGCGAGGACAACGTCTGGTTCATCAACCGGCCGGGAGCCGATTGA
- a CDS encoding glycerate kinase encodes MKIVLAPDSFKESMTASEAVAAMRAGVEAVLPDAEVVGVPMADGGEGTVEAVVDALHGQYVEAQVADALGRRVTARYGHVPLRALAVIEMAAAAGLERIAPGGRDALRASTFGVGQLISSALDRGAEDFLIGLGGSATNDGGTGMLTALGVRFLDADGNPLEPGGAALERLDRIDTTGLDPRLREVRIRVASDVTAPLLGPTGASAVFGPQKGASPADVDRLDAALARLAQVTAATLGGAQPQRPGAGAAGGMGFALVEFLGATSEPGVNEVAATVNLERALHGADWVFTGEGSVDAQTVMGKTPFGVAQAAHRAGARVVIFAGRVAPDASVLLDHGVHRLVAITPDGTPLEQALREGAASLSRATAEVCREIA; translated from the coding sequence ATGAAGATCGTGCTGGCCCCGGACTCGTTCAAGGAGTCGATGACCGCGTCGGAGGCGGTCGCCGCGATGCGCGCCGGGGTCGAGGCGGTGCTGCCGGACGCCGAGGTCGTCGGTGTGCCGATGGCCGACGGCGGCGAAGGCACCGTCGAGGCCGTGGTCGACGCGCTGCACGGGCAATACGTCGAGGCGCAGGTCGCCGACGCGCTGGGCCGCAGGGTGACCGCCCGCTACGGTCATGTGCCGCTGCGGGCCTTGGCCGTCATCGAGATGGCCGCCGCCGCCGGACTCGAACGCATCGCCCCGGGTGGGCGGGATGCGCTGCGCGCCAGCACCTTCGGTGTCGGACAGCTGATCTCGTCGGCGCTCGACCGCGGGGCCGAGGACTTCCTGATCGGGCTGGGCGGCTCAGCCACCAACGACGGCGGGACCGGGATGCTCACCGCGCTGGGCGTACGGTTCCTCGACGCCGACGGCAACCCGCTCGAACCCGGCGGCGCCGCGCTGGAACGCCTCGACCGCATCGACACCACCGGCCTGGATCCGCGCCTGCGCGAGGTGCGGATCCGCGTCGCCTCCGACGTCACCGCTCCCCTGCTCGGCCCCACCGGCGCCAGCGCGGTGTTCGGGCCGCAGAAAGGCGCCAGCCCCGCCGACGTCGACCGGCTCGACGCGGCGCTGGCGCGGCTGGCACAGGTCACGGCGGCCACGTTGGGCGGCGCGCAGCCGCAGCGTCCCGGTGCCGGCGCGGCCGGCGGCATGGGCTTCGCGCTGGTCGAGTTCCTGGGCGCCACAAGCGAACCCGGGGTCAATGAGGTCGCGGCCACAGTGAACCTGGAGCGGGCGCTGCACGGCGCCGACTGGGTGTTCACCGGCGAGGGCAGCGTCGACGCCCAGACCGTGATGGGCAAGACACCGTTCGGCGTCGCGCAAGCCGCACACCGCGCGGGCGCCCGGGTGGTGATCTTCGCCGGGCGGGTCGCCCCGGACGCCTCGGTGCTACTCGACCACGGCGTGCACCGCCTGGTGGCGATCACCCCCGACGGCACCCCGCTCGAGCAGGCGCTGCGTGAAGGCGCCGCATCGCTGAGCAGGGCGACCGCCGAGGTGTGCCGCGAGATCGCCTGA
- a CDS encoding DMT family transporter — translation MGPVPRPSMPLRTAAPLTFFYALGYPIGALAVSVMSPMAVLVFRFGLAAAILSAWAAAARVKWPTGRTLVHVLISGLLAQGVLFSCLYLALLHGAPAVLGAVIISMNPVVTAVLAAMFLGEGMTPARVGALALGVAAVLAACAGRLIAVGGVDAAVLLILVSLFAVAAGGVYQQKFCSGVDFRATAALQNAACVLPIAVLAAVTPWSVTDPWKAAATVAAVVLLNAVLSMTLYVRGINEYGAATVAMLFTVIPAVAGLLSWVMLGQRPDVGVAVGLAVGAAACWLNGTDARRRRQDDRDACGSHAVMRGSHRGTLRR, via the coding sequence ATGGGACCCGTGCCCCGCCCGTCCATGCCGCTGCGCACCGCGGCGCCGCTGACGTTCTTCTATGCGTTGGGCTATCCCATTGGTGCGCTTGCTGTTTCAGTCATGTCGCCGATGGCGGTGCTGGTGTTCAGATTCGGTCTGGCCGCCGCCATCCTGTCGGCATGGGCCGCGGCCGCGCGAGTGAAATGGCCCACAGGACGAACGCTGGTGCATGTGCTCATCAGTGGGTTGCTCGCCCAGGGTGTGCTGTTCTCGTGCCTGTACCTGGCGCTGCTGCACGGCGCGCCCGCAGTACTCGGCGCCGTGATCATCTCGATGAATCCCGTGGTCACCGCGGTGTTGGCGGCGATGTTCCTCGGCGAGGGCATGACGCCGGCCCGAGTGGGCGCGTTGGCGTTGGGCGTCGCGGCAGTGCTCGCGGCATGCGCGGGACGGTTGATTGCGGTCGGCGGAGTCGATGCGGCGGTGCTGCTGATCCTGGTGTCCTTGTTCGCGGTGGCCGCGGGCGGCGTCTACCAGCAGAAGTTCTGCTCAGGAGTCGATTTCCGCGCAACGGCGGCGCTGCAGAACGCCGCGTGCGTGCTGCCCATCGCCGTGCTGGCCGCCGTCACGCCGTGGTCGGTGACCGATCCGTGGAAGGCCGCAGCCACCGTCGCGGCGGTGGTGCTGTTGAACGCCGTGCTGTCGATGACGCTCTACGTGCGCGGGATCAACGAATACGGCGCCGCGACCGTCGCCATGCTGTTCACCGTCATCCCCGCGGTCGCCGGGCTGTTGTCGTGGGTCATGCTCGGCCAGCGGCCCGACGTCGGCGTCGCGGTCGGCCTGGCCGTCGGCGCCGCGGCGTGCTGGCTCAACGGCACCGATGCACGACGGCGCCGTCAAGATGACCGTGATGCCTGCGGTTCCCACGCCGTGATGCGCGGCAGCCATCGCGGCACATTGCGCCGGTAG
- a CDS encoding class I SAM-dependent methyltransferase: protein MTDHDEMFESAYRGEAEEMGLGNRPPWSIGEPQPEIRALIDAGKFHGDVLDAGCGEAATSMYLAERGFTTVGLDMSPTPIEMARAEAQRRGLTTTSFEVADISSFTGYDGRFGTIVDSTLFHSMPVELREGYQQSIVRAAAPGASYFVLVFDRNKLPEGPANPVTEDELRDVVSKYWVIDEIRPARIHANLPPNFDAPMPFEDVRDEPNGRKSVPAWLLSAHLG, encoded by the coding sequence ATGACTGATCATGACGAGATGTTCGAAAGTGCCTACCGTGGCGAGGCCGAGGAGATGGGCCTGGGAAACCGCCCGCCGTGGAGCATCGGCGAGCCGCAACCGGAGATCCGCGCGCTGATCGACGCCGGCAAGTTCCACGGTGACGTGCTCGACGCCGGCTGCGGCGAGGCGGCAACGTCGATGTATTTGGCCGAGCGCGGCTTCACCACCGTCGGGCTGGACATGTCGCCGACGCCGATCGAGATGGCCCGTGCCGAGGCGCAGCGGCGCGGTCTGACCACCACGAGCTTCGAGGTGGCCGACATCAGCTCGTTCACCGGCTACGACGGCCGGTTCGGCACGATCGTCGACAGCACGCTGTTCCACTCGATGCCGGTGGAACTGCGCGAGGGCTACCAGCAATCGATCGTGCGCGCGGCCGCGCCCGGCGCGTCGTACTTCGTGTTGGTGTTCGACCGCAACAAGCTGCCCGAAGGGCCCGCCAACCCCGTCACCGAGGACGAGCTGCGCGACGTGGTGTCCAAGTACTGGGTGATCGACGAGATCCGGCCCGCCCGCATCCACGCCAACCTGCCCCCCAACTTCGACGCGCCGATGCCGTTCGAGGACGTCCGCGACGAGCCCAACGGACGCAAGTCCGTGCCTGCCTGGCTGCTGTCCGCCCACCTGGGGTAG
- the frr gene encoding ribosome recycling factor — MIDETLFDAEEKMEKAVSVARDDLGAIRTGRANPGMFARVHVDYYGSATPITQLSSINVPEARLVVIKPYEANQLRNIEDAIRNSDLGVNPTNDGNVIRVAIPQLTEERRRDLVKQAKAKGEDAKVSVRNIRRKAMEELHRIKKDGEAGEDEVARAEKDLDKATANYTGQIDELVKHKEGELLEV, encoded by the coding sequence GTGATCGACGAGACCCTCTTCGACGCCGAGGAGAAGATGGAGAAGGCGGTGTCGGTGGCCCGCGACGACCTGGGCGCGATCCGCACCGGGCGGGCGAATCCGGGCATGTTCGCGCGTGTTCACGTCGACTACTACGGCTCGGCCACCCCGATCACGCAGCTGTCCAGCATCAACGTGCCCGAGGCGCGCCTGGTCGTCATCAAGCCGTACGAGGCCAACCAGCTGCGCAACATCGAGGACGCGATCCGCAACTCCGACCTGGGCGTGAACCCGACCAACGACGGCAACGTCATCCGCGTGGCCATCCCGCAGCTGACCGAGGAACGCCGCCGTGACCTGGTCAAGCAGGCCAAGGCCAAGGGCGAGGACGCGAAGGTGTCGGTGCGCAACATCCGTCGTAAAGCGATGGAGGAACTGCACCGCATCAAGAAGGACGGCGAGGCGGGTGAAGACGAGGTCGCCCGCGCGGAGAAGGACCTCGACAAGGCCACCGCCAACTACACCGGCCAGATCGACGAGCTGGTCAAGCACAAAGAAGGCGAGCTGCTGGAGGTCTAG
- a CDS encoding MarR family winged helix-turn-helix transcriptional regulator, with protein sequence MNESLEDKPLGFLLSRVANALRAEVTATVLEPLGVTFPQYLCMRILSQHEGRSNAELARDFNVSPQAMNVVLRGLEERGLVARPATVASGRSLPARITRDGTELLKRTDSGVRAAERSLMANLTARQQQEFKKILAALGTD encoded by the coding sequence ATGAACGAATCGCTCGAGGACAAGCCGTTGGGCTTCCTGCTGTCGCGGGTCGCGAACGCCCTGCGCGCGGAGGTCACCGCGACGGTCCTCGAACCGCTGGGCGTGACGTTCCCGCAATACCTCTGCATGCGGATCCTCTCGCAGCACGAGGGCCGGTCCAACGCCGAACTCGCCCGCGACTTCAACGTCTCTCCGCAGGCGATGAACGTGGTGCTGCGTGGCCTCGAGGAGCGCGGACTGGTGGCCCGGCCCGCCACCGTCGCCTCCGGCCGGTCGCTGCCCGCGCGCATCACCCGCGACGGCACGGAACTGTTGAAGCGCACCGATTCCGGTGTCCGCGCGGCCGAGCGCAGCCTGATGGCCAACCTCACGGCGCGGCAGCAGCAGGAGTTCAAGAAGATCCTGGCGGCCCTCGGCACCGACTGA
- the rlmN gene encoding 23S rRNA (adenine(2503)-C(2))-methyltransferase RlmN codes for MPTSLPLVFDPPRRAMPPRHLADLDEAGRVAAVADLGLPKFRAKQLANQYYGRLIADPHQMTDLPAGVRDQVADALFPTLLDAVREIETDAGETRKMLWRAVDGTTFESVLMRYPQRNTVCISSQAGCGMACPFCATGQGGLKRNLSTAEILEQVRAAAVELRDRDGDGIAPAARGGRLSNIVFMGMGEPLANYNRVLAAVRRIIAPAPNGFGISARSVTVSTVGLAPAIRKLADERLGVTLALSLHTPDDELRDTLVPVNNRWKVSEVLDAARYYADVTGRRVSIEYALIRDVNDQPWRADLLGKKLHAALGPLAHVNLIPLNPTPGSEWDASPKPVEREFVRRVRERGVSCTVRDTRGREIAAACGQLAAQS; via the coding sequence ATGCCCACGTCCTTGCCCCTCGTCTTCGACCCGCCGCGCCGCGCGATGCCGCCGCGGCATCTCGCCGACCTCGACGAAGCGGGTCGCGTCGCTGCCGTCGCGGACCTCGGGCTGCCGAAGTTCCGTGCCAAACAGCTGGCCAACCAGTACTACGGCAGGCTGATCGCCGATCCGCACCAGATGACCGATCTGCCCGCGGGCGTGCGCGACCAGGTCGCCGACGCGCTGTTCCCGACGCTGCTCGACGCGGTCCGCGAGATCGAGACCGACGCCGGGGAGACGCGCAAGATGCTGTGGCGCGCGGTCGACGGCACGACGTTCGAGTCGGTCCTGATGCGCTATCCGCAGCGCAACACCGTCTGCATCTCCTCGCAGGCCGGGTGTGGAATGGCGTGTCCCTTCTGCGCGACGGGCCAGGGCGGGCTCAAGCGCAACCTGTCGACGGCCGAGATCCTCGAACAGGTGCGGGCCGCGGCGGTGGAACTGCGCGACCGCGACGGCGACGGGATCGCGCCCGCGGCCCGCGGCGGCAGGTTGTCGAACATCGTGTTCATGGGCATGGGGGAGCCGCTGGCCAACTACAACCGGGTGCTGGCCGCCGTGCGGCGGATCATCGCGCCCGCGCCCAACGGCTTCGGCATCTCGGCGCGCTCGGTCACGGTGTCGACCGTCGGGCTGGCGCCGGCCATCCGCAAGCTCGCCGACGAACGGCTCGGTGTGACGCTGGCGCTGTCACTGCACACCCCCGACGACGAACTGCGCGACACGCTCGTCCCGGTGAACAACCGGTGGAAGGTGTCCGAAGTGCTCGACGCGGCGCGGTACTACGCCGACGTGACCGGGCGGCGCGTGTCGATCGAGTACGCGCTGATCCGCGACGTCAACGACCAGCCCTGGCGCGCAGACCTTTTGGGCAAGAAGCTGCACGCCGCGCTGGGACCGCTGGCGCACGTCAACCTCATCCCGCTCAACCCCACGCCCGGCAGCGAGTGGGACGCCAGTCCCAAGCCCGTCGAGCGCGAGTTCGTCCGGCGGGTGCGCGAGCGCGGCGTCTCATGCACGGTGCGCGACACCCGCGGCCGCGAGATCGCCGCCGCCTGCGGCCAGTTGGCGGCCCAGAGCTGA
- a CDS encoding phosphatidate cytidylyltransferase: MTEQHSSPVAETPVDEPPKKKSRAGRDLPAAIGVGVLLGGVAIGTLLFAPIGWLPVLAFFIPIATHEVIRRLREAGYDLPAIPLLLGGQAMIWLTWPFGPAGLLGAYGGTIVVCMVWRLVGRGLRQQPVNYLRDISASVLLATWVPLFAGFTALLIFQDHGGGRVFTVIATVVFADIGGYVAGVLFGRHLMAPAISPKKSWEGLGGSMVFGIAAAVVSVTFFMDKPAWVGVPLGLMLVITGVLGDLVESQVKRELGIKDMGALLPGHGGIMDRIDAMLPSAVAGWIVLTLLA, from the coding sequence GTGACCGAACAGCACTCGAGTCCTGTGGCAGAGACGCCGGTCGACGAACCGCCCAAGAAGAAATCGCGGGCGGGTCGCGACCTACCCGCGGCGATCGGCGTCGGCGTCCTGCTCGGCGGCGTGGCGATCGGCACGCTGCTCTTCGCGCCGATCGGCTGGCTGCCGGTGCTGGCGTTCTTCATCCCGATCGCCACCCACGAGGTGATCCGCCGGCTGCGGGAGGCCGGCTACGACCTGCCCGCGATCCCGCTGCTGCTCGGCGGCCAGGCGATGATCTGGCTGACCTGGCCCTTCGGACCGGCCGGTCTGCTCGGCGCGTACGGCGGCACGATCGTCGTGTGCATGGTGTGGCGGCTCGTCGGCCGCGGCCTGCGTCAGCAGCCGGTGAACTACCTGCGCGACATCTCCGCATCGGTCCTGCTGGCGACCTGGGTGCCGCTGTTCGCCGGGTTCACCGCGCTCCTGATTTTCCAGGACCACGGCGGCGGCCGCGTCTTCACGGTGATCGCGACGGTCGTCTTCGCCGACATCGGCGGATACGTCGCCGGTGTGCTGTTCGGCCGACACCTGATGGCGCCGGCGATCAGCCCGAAGAAGTCCTGGGAGGGCCTGGGCGGCTCGATGGTGTTCGGCATCGCCGCCGCTGTGGTGTCGGTGACGTTCTTCATGGACAAGCCGGCGTGGGTCGGGGTGCCGCTCGGGCTGATGCTGGTGATCACCGGCGTGCTGGGTGACCTGGTCGAGTCGCAGGTCAAGCGTGAGCTCGGGATCAAGGACATGGGCGCGCTGCTGCCGGGTCACGGCGGGATCATGGACCGCATCGACGCGATGCTGCCGTCGGCGGTGGCGGGCTGGATCGTGTTGACGCTGTTGGCCTAG
- the pyrH gene encoding UMP kinase, producing the protein MADSSVTGQATSDPNGKVSRDSNRPYRRVLLKLGGEMFGGGAVGLDPDVVHQVARQIAEVVRSGVQVAVVIGGGNFFRGAQLQQRGMERTRSDYMGMLGTVMNSLALQDFLEKEGIATRVQTAIAMGQVAEPYIPLRAVRHLEKGRVVIFGAGMGLPYFSTDTTAAQRALEIGAEVVLMAKAVDGVFTADPREHPDAELLTAISHREVIDRGLKVADATAFSLCMDNGMPILVFNLLTDGNIARAVAGEKIGTLVTT; encoded by the coding sequence ATGGCGGATTCCAGTGTCACCGGCCAGGCAACTTCCGATCCGAACGGCAAGGTCTCCCGCGATTCGAACCGGCCCTACCGCCGGGTGCTGCTCAAACTCGGCGGGGAGATGTTCGGCGGCGGCGCGGTCGGGCTCGACCCCGACGTCGTGCACCAGGTGGCGCGCCAGATCGCCGAGGTGGTGCGCAGCGGGGTGCAGGTCGCCGTCGTGATCGGCGGCGGCAATTTCTTCCGCGGGGCTCAACTGCAGCAGCGCGGGATGGAACGGACCCGCAGCGACTACATGGGCATGCTCGGCACCGTGATGAACAGCCTGGCGCTGCAGGACTTTCTGGAGAAGGAGGGCATCGCGACACGGGTGCAGACCGCGATCGCGATGGGCCAGGTCGCCGAGCCGTACATCCCGCTGCGCGCGGTCCGCCACCTGGAGAAGGGCCGCGTGGTGATCTTCGGGGCCGGCATGGGGCTGCCGTACTTCTCCACCGACACGACCGCCGCACAGCGCGCGCTGGAGATCGGCGCGGAGGTGGTGCTGATGGCCAAGGCCGTCGACGGCGTGTTCACCGCCGACCCGCGCGAGCACCCCGACGCCGAACTGCTGACCGCGATCAGCCACCGCGAGGTCATCGACCGCGGCCTGAAGGTGGCCGACGCCACCGCGTTCAGCCTGTGCATGGACAACGGCATGCCGATCCTGGTGTTCAACCTGCTCACCGACGGCAATATCGCGCGAGCGGTCGCGGGTGAGAAGATCGGAACACTGGTCACCACCTGA
- a CDS encoding TetR/AcrR family transcriptional regulator, giving the protein MTEKKRAGRWRTGQESKQRIVDAARKTFMRDGYEGATVRRIAAYAGVDVAMVYYFFGNKEGLFGASVLTGPQHPLFQADALLDEGTDDIGRRLVRRFLERWDEGGAFEPLLTLWRSAAIQPMARKVLHDALAGPMAKRVAAEFGVDDAELRVELVASHLMGLAFARYQLKIEPMASTSIDDLVAFVGPTVERYLTGPAPG; this is encoded by the coding sequence GTGACCGAGAAGAAGCGGGCGGGCCGGTGGCGCACTGGACAGGAGAGCAAACAACGCATCGTGGACGCGGCGCGAAAGACCTTCATGCGCGACGGATACGAGGGCGCCACGGTGCGCCGGATCGCCGCCTACGCGGGTGTCGATGTCGCGATGGTGTACTACTTCTTCGGCAACAAGGAGGGGCTCTTCGGCGCCTCCGTGCTCACCGGGCCGCAACACCCGCTGTTTCAGGCCGACGCGCTCCTCGACGAGGGCACCGACGACATCGGCCGCCGACTGGTGCGCCGCTTCCTCGAGCGCTGGGACGAAGGCGGCGCGTTCGAACCTCTGCTGACGTTGTGGCGGTCGGCGGCGATACAACCCATGGCGCGCAAGGTGTTACACGACGCGCTCGCCGGCCCGATGGCGAAGCGCGTCGCCGCCGAGTTCGGTGTCGACGACGCCGAGCTGCGGGTCGAACTCGTGGCCAGCCATCTGATGGGGTTGGCCTTCGCGCGCTATCAACTCAAGATCGAACCGATGGCGTCCACGTCCATCGACGACCTGGTGGCGTTCGTCGGCCCGACCGTCGAGCGCTATCTGACCGGCCCGGCGCCGGGCTAG